The Oreochromis aureus strain Israel breed Guangdong linkage group 7, ZZ_aureus, whole genome shotgun sequence region ACACCAAGCCCTCTGGTGGCCACCTCTTTCTCTACAGCACAGAGTAAGTCTAACCACACCTTTCTGCCTTAAACAAATATATGCATGTAAGCACGCATCTTGCTTATTTTgccattttctgttttccttgagattttttttttttttttgttaatctgTTGTTATTTAGTGAAAATACTTTCTTTATGCAATTGTGGTgatatatttttcttcttttggcttTACTATAACAAAGTGTCTGATCAAGATGCCCATTGTTAGTCTTTACTGACATCTGACAACTTGGCATTGCCTCCTTTGGGCAGCAACATTTTATTAGGCTCACTGTTATTGTTAAGTATTAAATATCTCTATAAAAAAATCATAGATTTCATAAATGCTTTTTCAAAAGGAGTCACTTTTACCACATACTGGCGTGCCTGAGTTTCGGAGCTGCTGTATTTTGCAGAAATCCAGTGCACATCAGGGacagacagtattttaattttTGCCTCTGACAAAGAGTCAACACTCTTCTGGGCCTTGTGATTTATTTTAGAACCGTACACTTGTGGTGCCTGTGGCATCCAGTTCCAGTTCTACAACAACCTGCTGGAGCACATGCAGTCCCATGCTGGTGAGTCCACGACTACAAATGCATGTAAAGCACGACAGCGGAAAAAGTACATAACGTGAACGCACTGTCAGTGGCTGCGATACATTCAAAACTGCCATTCATCACATATCACCACTGTTTAATTAGTATTCCATGTTACTGTACATAATATTTCTATATCTGCCAATAATGAGGGTTGTTGCAGATCTGGATCTGAGTTTGCTGGAAATAGTGTTGCAAAGATTTGATGCATCatttatcactgtgtgtgtatgtgtgtgtctgttcatGTGAAAAGAGTTTTCTCTAGACTCTGTGCAGTCCTGCAAAAAACACCTTTACTGCATCTACAGACCTTCCAGGggtaaatcccaaaaagtttaACCCaaaagctacatctcagactttaacatttaacatgataACTGAGACCTTTATGTAAAGTTTATGACAGTACAATTTGAAAAGGACTGAATAAGTAGGGCTTGTTTGGATGGTTTGCCACAAAAAAGCCTCTGCTCTCTAAGAAGAACATgacagcacagcttaggttgaGAAGTTTGCATCTAAAcaagtcacaaaaacacaatgtccttGGGACAGTTGAGAACaaagatgtttggccataattcACAAATGAACCACATTTGGCAAAAAACAGACACGCCATATCTGCACAAACACCTTAATCGAATGTCAAACACTGTGGTGTATACAGGTATACCTGTATCTGTATCCACCATCATTTcggcttgttttgcagctacAGGACTTGAGCGTGTGCTTGTGGTGTGATAAAGTTAACCACGATCTGCAGCTAATATACTGACGGACCAATCAGAGCagcaacagaatggctgaagaAAAGTCCAGACCTTAACCCAACTGAAATGTTGTAGGGGGACCTTAAGATAAATGCctacaaacctcaatgaactaaagcagtgttgcaaagaagagtgggccagaGGTTCTCCACAGCGATGTGAGAGACATCATGCAGAAAAGGATGACTTCAGGTCCTTTCTGCTAAAAGTGGTTCTGCAGGgtactgaatcatggggtgtgCTTAGTTTCCCAGGACTGCACAGAATAGAGTTGCattctctgcttttattttttcagttaatcATAAAATGtcaaagctgatttttttttttttttttttttttgtttgtttgtttgtttgttttttggtttagtTCTGAAGAAAATCAGTTTTTAAGCAATTAAGCCAAATATTCTGACAAAACTTGCgaacactaaaaaaaataaatgaagacgCAAACCAGGAAAGCAAGAAAGTATTTATGtttgagtcttttttttatttaatgatttaagTGTTCAATTGTACGTAGTTATCCTGTTAAGTATGAATCATGTTCCCTGTCTTCAGCTGGAATTGTGTGATTCATTTTCAGATTCAGCTGTGAAACAAATTATATATCAGTTGGAtttatgaggtttttttttaatattggtGAGATTGACTTTGGCAAATTAATTACCATGGATGGAACGCTGTGTGATCTTATAATGAGAAACAACTAGGAAAATAATTCTTTAACTTgtggtatttatttttaaggtgCAATTTGTCAACCACAGGGAGGCCAAGTTATTGGTTCTTTTAAAGACGGTTATTTTGTGTCATGGTTTTAATCTTTACATTTTCTTCCACTCAATACAATTAACTTGTGCTTTTTTCCATTAACAACTCAGCCAGATCTTCCATCTCTCTGTCAACAGCTGATAATGAGAACCACACCAAAGGGGACTCTCCCAAAACCTCTTCAGTTTCGGGTCCTCAGGAGCAGCTGTGGAGAGGCTCTCAGGCTCAGGCCCATTCCTCAGTTAAACTACAAATCCAGCCTCAAAGTATCTCCCAGAGAAACCATGCTCTCACCCGTAAGTACCGCAACTTCATTAAGCCTGGTGGTTAAGAGGCTTCCCATATGTAATATCCCACTGGGCAATTTTCTTGCATACCGTCTCTTTCACAATACATTTTCTGCCGTTATCGCTACTGAGtaagtaaaaataaacagaaataaaacattttggaCATTTGGATTGTTTTCTGTGTAGCACTAGAGCACTACGCCAACAGCTCTTTGAAAATACCGTAATGTTGCATTCGTGCTGTAGCTCTCATCATGTCATTGGTTTATTAAATAAGCCTTCTAGGAACATTAACACAGAAGTTATCTATGTCTCTGATTAATAAAGGCAGCAGTGGTGTCTGCTCTGTGTAGCTTTCCCCTTTGATTGCAATGACTTCGCACCATGTCATAATCCCTCTCTGATCGTTTTTATatcctttttcttattttaatgtttctgcCAGAATATCCAAAGAAACATAAACACTAATTGTCTTTCTTATCATTTGTTCTGCTTTCCTAATCATCCATCTGCTGTCTGTCCTGGCAGAGAATAATGGACTACCTGAGAAGGAGCGCCAGCAGGTGGCTGAACGCCTATTACGGGTAATGTGTTCAGATCTGAGCATGCTAAATGTGCTCAACAGCAAGGACTTCCTGAAGTTGGCACAGACCCTAGTGGATACGGGTGCTCGTCATGGTGCCTACTCAACCCGTGATGCTCTTGGCAACATGAGTGCCTTGGCACTGCGCCAGCTGCCCCGCATGTACAACCAAGTAAAAGTCAAGGTCACGTGTGCTCTAGGCTCCAATGCTTCGCTTGGCATCGCAGTCACCTGCCACTCCCAGACATCTGGCCCAGACGCCTGCTACGTTCTAACAGCCTACCAGGTGGAGGGCTCGAGACTGAAGCGTTACGTGCTTGGTGTAAGGGAGGCTGAGCTGAGGGAAGGGCCAGAACAGGTTCATCACTGGGTGCAGAACGTGCTTTCTGAGTTTGTGATGTCAGACATCCGCACTGTGTATGTCTCTGAGCCCAGAGTGTGGGCGGCAGGATTTGGAGGGTCACCACTGGGAGGCGGGGGCCGCGGGCGGATATGTTTGCGCTGCGCAGGATGCTCACTCGGTGCGGTTGTTCAGGCCGTTCTTGGGAAGCGAAGCCTCCAGGCTCGAGGGCTTCATGAGCTGGCTGAGCTTCTCTCCACATGCAGAGATATCTCCTCCTCTACCACACTCGTTCTCCGTGATGAACAGTGTACCAACACATCCACAAGCACAACTGAGGAAGGTGCACAGGGCAACCCTGCACAATGCCCCACCCCTCCTTGTTGGGATCGTATGGCCGAAGCTCTCCTGCAGGTCCACGCCCACTTTGAACAGATTTGTGAGGCTTATGGCCGCAGTAAGGCCACAGCCCCGCTCCTCCAAGGTCTCAACAAGCATCTGCTAGGCACCCTGGCTTGTCTGCTGGCACCTCTGCGCCTGGCAGCTCTGGAGCTGAGCAGCCAGAGGAGACCAACTTTACAGCAGGTGCTGCCTGTCTACCTGCGCTTGGAGAAATTCTTCACATCCAAAGCTGGAGAGGCTGGAACCGGCACAGCTAGCAAACTCTGCCACTATTTCCTAGAAGCACTCAAGGAAAACTTCAAGGTATTAACCTGGTATTGCTTACATTTAATAACTTCTGTATTACTAAATgaatgtttctttcatcttaatttaaataagttacattAGAACTGGCTTGTTCTGTGTGGCAattctagtttttattttatagaaTTCATTTCACCTGATATTTGCATCTTGACTGTACAATACAGTGTTTAACAACAACAAGATAAATAGAGTATTTTCTATAAGGAAGTACTGACCGTAtcgtttttcctttttgccaGGTTGAACGAGCTCACCAGGTTGCTATGGTCCTGGACCCACAGCTCAAGCTGCGTTCAGTGCCAGCCTACCAGCATGAAGACATAATCTCTCGTGCTTGCGAAATGGCTGCTGAAACCAGGGATGGTGGTATCACTGGCGGTGGAGGTTCAGGTGGCGACGAGCGGGACGCCGATGGCCCCCCCACTCCTAAAATAAGCCGAGtcgagggaagtggaaacaatGGTGGCCCCTCACGCGGGTCCTCATCTTGCACCGTGTCTGGTAACGATGACAGCCAAAGCCAAGTTAGACAAGAGATTTTTCAATACCTGGCTGAGCCTCTCCTCCAAGGTGCACCCGATCTCTTCCAGTATTGGAGCTCAACAGTGGGCGAGAAGTTCCCCAGGCTCGCTCGCCTGGCACTGTGGCTACTTGCAGTGCCTGCTGTGGGCATACGCAGAGAGTGCGTGACTGTGTGTGAGCAGAGCTTGGCTATGAAGAGGAGGCAGCAGGTAACTGCTGAGGAAATGAACAAACTAATTTTCCTTCACTCTAACATGGGCTAGAAGAAAACCTAACTAACCTAATCAACCAAACCTTCACCTCCAACCAATGACTCAAGACTATTATTTATATACTTTAGGTTTAGACTAACTGTAAACATAAATGTGTATGGACATTAAATACTTCTTGAGACAAATATTTAAAGATAAAGTCACATTGTTAAGGTTGCAAACACCCATAAAACAATACGGCGTGTTACATATTTTTTATGGAGTTGTTAAGTACTGTGGCCAAAATGTAGGGGTGGAACAGTAACTCTCAAAAGATTGTCCTGTTTGGTACTCTGCCCTCGGTTTGGGATGCACACATAAACAGGATGAGTTTAGTCTTGTCACAGCCAGTGATTTGATTTACTCCAGCCTATTAACTAAACTACTACAAGGCTACAATGCTGTTATTCTCAGTGGATGACAACATTTTCAGGTAAAGCATTCATTGCTTGAAGCTCCTGTCATAGACCTCTGAAAATTGACTGTCAAAGTTGACCAGGTATTTACAGTCTCTAAAGTAATATTCATTGGTgtatgacaaaaaaaatcaagcgGTGGATCTTCACTGCCATTGCACCTCTGACAAATAGGTGTACTAGGTTTATCATTTATTATCACAAGTCatagaaatgtttatttttcagcacattcagccaCGAGCAGGTAACTGAGAGCTTAATCATTGCAGTTGACTTTGATGGTTGCATCAGTGTCCTAAAATGTAGCTGCAGATGATTCGCATGCAGTGCATGCAACTTTTTCAATCAAAAAGGTAAAAAGTagcagaaaaacacagacaaaacaagtgtgatgcttttcttttttatgttacCAATGGTAAAGAAAAGTGATCCGacgttttgttttcattctagATACAAGTCTTATGCTGCTAGATATAAAAGTCAAACTCACTGACTTGCACAGAAGAGACGAAATGATAAACTTTATGTTTGGTGGACTTTTCTTTACAAGTGATTTTCATACATCTACAAAGAGGAAAACATCACATTAGAATCTGTTTGTGGTTCGATTTCATTCAGCTGTACCATATCCTAacagacagtttaaaaaaaacgtgATTAATCCGTACATTATATCGAGCAGTGATAGCATTATGTGACCCTTTTGACTATCTCATTGTTGGTTTCCAGTACTGCTACATCACTCAGCTCTGTAGCCGATTAAAAATTGCGTAAGTTGTTCTTCCGCTGAAGACATTTTACCTTTGCATTTCCCTCAGATGAAAGGCTGTCGCTTGGAGGCAAAATGCTAATCGATACTTGCATAAATCTTTGTTTGCGCTTATAagtctatttatttttttttaaagctcagtcTAAAAAGACTTATCAGTAGGGACTTATGCTTTTCGCATTTATAATTTCGTATATACATGCTGTCTTCCTTTTGTGAGCTACACGTTTCCATTTTTAAGGCAATAAGCTTTATCCACAGGCCATAGTTTCTCTGACTGTTCTCATCACACTCCTACAGTTAATTATCAAGGATAAACTCTTTCAGTTATTTGTTTGTAAAATCAATGGGATTTTCTCAGGAACGACCATATCCAAGAAGGCACCGCCACTTTTCCTCACTGTACCGAAAAGAAACCAAACTGTGACCTCAATGCCGAGGTATGTACTGAACCGTGACTTTTGTGAAACGTTCCACCCCAAATACAGTTAGTGCCAATCGCAGCAAACAAGAGAAGAAACACTGAGGGTTTA contains the following coding sequences:
- the znf618 gene encoding zinc finger protein 618 isoform X3 — its product is MSAQESPNPGKEQAEGGSAATDAPAKKTTSSPPVTVKKEPGTSETSNGKVSDPNPAEICVVIGGNGGASGGGSRRAQSEGMFALGTPPPTKSTDSCIGSYVCGVCGKKYKYYNCFQTHVRAHRESETMVADGLPQTPNSSFRYSCDICGKKYKYYSCFQEHRDLHAVDDPYEQVVLPVDGLKEEEPVEPYQKIGPKTGSYVCEFCGKQYKYFNPYQEHVALHTPMGSFDLKTSRVQECGSMDMSKFGHSQTGKIKNSPFRRKLESAIQSSLVDTNSSQNSSGTPSPLVATSFSTAQKPYTCGACGIQFQFYNNLLEHMQSHAADNENHTKGDSPKTSSVSGPQEQLWRGSQAQAHSSVKLQIQPQSISQRNHALTQNNGLPEKERQQVAERLLRVMCSDLSMLNVLNSKDFLKLAQTLVDTGARHGAYSTRDALGNMSALALRQLPRMYNQVKVKVTCALGSNASLGIAVTCHSQTSGPDACYVLTAYQVEGSRLKRYVLGVREAELREGPEQVHHWVQNVLSEFVMSDIRTVYVSEPRVWAAGFGGSPLGGGGRGRICLRCAGCSLGAVVQAVLGKRSLQARGLHELAELLSTCRDISSSTTLVLRDEQCTNTSTSTTEEGAQGNPAQCPTPPCWDRMAEALLQVHAHFEQICEAYGRSKATAPLLQGLNKHLLGTLACLLAPLRLAALELSSQRRPTLQQVLPVYLRLEKFFTSKAGEAGTGTASKLCHYFLEALKENFKVERAHQVAMVLDPQLKLRSVPAYQHEDIISRACEMAAETRDGGITGGGGSGGDERDADGPPTPKISRVEGSGNNGGPSRGSSSCTVSGNDDSQSQVRQEIFQYLAEPLLQGAPDLFQYWSSTVGEKFPRLARLALWLLAVPAVGIRRECVTVCEQSLAMKRRQQVTAEEMNKLIFLHSNMG
- the znf618 gene encoding zinc finger protein 618 isoform X1 yields the protein MSAQESPNPGKEQAEGGSAATDAPAKKTTSSPPVTVKKEPGTSETSNGKVSDPNPAEICVVIGGNGGASGGGSRRAQSEGMFALGTPPPTKSTDSCIGSYVCGVCGKKYKYYNCFQTHVRAHRESETMVADGLPQTPNSSFRYSCDICGKKYKYYSCFQEHRDLHAVDDPYEQVVLPVDGLKEEEPVEPYQKIGPREKALTHLYRDGGFSRQQHVPLKTLLAVFAETGSYVCEFCGKQYKYFNPYQEHVALHTPMGSFDLKTSRVQECGSMDMSKFGHSQTGKIKNSPFRRKLESAIQSSLVDTNSSQNSSGTPSPLVATSFSTAQKPYTCGACGIQFQFYNNLLEHMQSHAADNENHTKGDSPKTSSVSGPQEQLWRGSQAQAHSSVKLQIQPQSISQRNHALTQNNGLPEKERQQVAERLLRVMCSDLSMLNVLNSKDFLKLAQTLVDTGARHGAYSTRDALGNMSALALRQLPRMYNQVKVKVTCALGSNASLGIAVTCHSQTSGPDACYVLTAYQVEGSRLKRYVLGVREAELREGPEQVHHWVQNVLSEFVMSDIRTVYVSEPRVWAAGFGGSPLGGGGRGRICLRCAGCSLGAVVQAVLGKRSLQARGLHELAELLSTCRDISSSTTLVLRDEQCTNTSTSTTEEGAQGNPAQCPTPPCWDRMAEALLQVHAHFEQICEAYGRSKATAPLLQGLNKHLLGTLACLLAPLRLAALELSSQRRPTLQQVLPVYLRLEKFFTSKAGEAGTGTASKLCHYFLEALKENFKVERAHQVAMVLDPQLKLRSVPAYQHEDIISRACEMAAETRDGGITGGGGSGGDERDADGPPTPKISRVEGSGNNGGPSRGSSSCTVSGNDDSQSQVRQEIFQYLAEPLLQGAPDLFQYWSSTVGEKFPRLARLALWLLAVPAVGIRRECVTVCEQSLAMKRRQQVTAEEMNKLIFLHSNMG
- the znf618 gene encoding zinc finger protein 618 isoform X2, translating into MSAQESPNPGKEQAEGGSAATDAPAKKTTSSPPVTVKKEPGTSETSNGKVSDPNPAEICVVIGGNGGASGGGSRRAQSEGSYVCGVCGKKYKYYNCFQTHVRAHRESETMVADGLPQTPNSSFRYSCDICGKKYKYYSCFQEHRDLHAVDDPYEQVVLPVDGLKEEEPVEPYQKIGPREKALTHLYRDGGFSRQQHVPLKTLLAVFAETGSYVCEFCGKQYKYFNPYQEHVALHTPMGSFDLKTSRVQECGSMDMSKFGHSQTGKIKNSPFRRKLESAIQSSLVDTNSSQNSSGTPSPLVATSFSTAQKPYTCGACGIQFQFYNNLLEHMQSHAADNENHTKGDSPKTSSVSGPQEQLWRGSQAQAHSSVKLQIQPQSISQRNHALTQNNGLPEKERQQVAERLLRVMCSDLSMLNVLNSKDFLKLAQTLVDTGARHGAYSTRDALGNMSALALRQLPRMYNQVKVKVTCALGSNASLGIAVTCHSQTSGPDACYVLTAYQVEGSRLKRYVLGVREAELREGPEQVHHWVQNVLSEFVMSDIRTVYVSEPRVWAAGFGGSPLGGGGRGRICLRCAGCSLGAVVQAVLGKRSLQARGLHELAELLSTCRDISSSTTLVLRDEQCTNTSTSTTEEGAQGNPAQCPTPPCWDRMAEALLQVHAHFEQICEAYGRSKATAPLLQGLNKHLLGTLACLLAPLRLAALELSSQRRPTLQQVLPVYLRLEKFFTSKAGEAGTGTASKLCHYFLEALKENFKVERAHQVAMVLDPQLKLRSVPAYQHEDIISRACEMAAETRDGGITGGGGSGGDERDADGPPTPKISRVEGSGNNGGPSRGSSSCTVSGNDDSQSQVRQEIFQYLAEPLLQGAPDLFQYWSSTVGEKFPRLARLALWLLAVPAVGIRRECVTVCEQSLAMKRRQQVTAEEMNKLIFLHSNMG
- the znf618 gene encoding zinc finger protein 618 isoform X4 → MSAQESPNPGKEQAEGGSAATDAPAKKTTSSPPVTVKKEPGTSETSNGKVSDPNPAEICVVIGGNGGASGGGSRRAQSEGSYVCGVCGKKYKYYNCFQTHVRAHRESETMVADGLPQTPNSSFRYSCDICGKKYKYYSCFQEHRDLHAVDDPYEQVVLPVDGLKEEEPVEPYQKIGPKTGSYVCEFCGKQYKYFNPYQEHVALHTPMGSFDLKTSRVQECGSMDMSKFGHSQTGKIKNSPFRRKLESAIQSSLVDTNSSQNSSGTPSPLVATSFSTAQKPYTCGACGIQFQFYNNLLEHMQSHAADNENHTKGDSPKTSSVSGPQEQLWRGSQAQAHSSVKLQIQPQSISQRNHALTQNNGLPEKERQQVAERLLRVMCSDLSMLNVLNSKDFLKLAQTLVDTGARHGAYSTRDALGNMSALALRQLPRMYNQVKVKVTCALGSNASLGIAVTCHSQTSGPDACYVLTAYQVEGSRLKRYVLGVREAELREGPEQVHHWVQNVLSEFVMSDIRTVYVSEPRVWAAGFGGSPLGGGGRGRICLRCAGCSLGAVVQAVLGKRSLQARGLHELAELLSTCRDISSSTTLVLRDEQCTNTSTSTTEEGAQGNPAQCPTPPCWDRMAEALLQVHAHFEQICEAYGRSKATAPLLQGLNKHLLGTLACLLAPLRLAALELSSQRRPTLQQVLPVYLRLEKFFTSKAGEAGTGTASKLCHYFLEALKENFKVERAHQVAMVLDPQLKLRSVPAYQHEDIISRACEMAAETRDGGITGGGGSGGDERDADGPPTPKISRVEGSGNNGGPSRGSSSCTVSGNDDSQSQVRQEIFQYLAEPLLQGAPDLFQYWSSTVGEKFPRLARLALWLLAVPAVGIRRECVTVCEQSLAMKRRQQVTAEEMNKLIFLHSNMG